CGCGAGCACAATCCGTCCCTGGTGCTCGTCCTGTTCACGGGACTGGTCGGCGCGACGATGAGCGTCCTGCACCGGATGGAGCAGGCCCGGGGCGACGGCGACCCGATCGCCACCAGCCTGGCGTGGGAGCAGGCGCAGGGCAGCCTGCTGCTCGCCCCGTGCAGCGGGGCCATCTTCGCGGCGATCCTCTACCTGATCTTCGGCGCGGGGCTGCTGAAGGGTATCGCATTCCCCGAGATCGCCACGGCGGGCCCGGCGGACGGCTACCTGTCCTTCGCGGATTTCATCCGCCACACCGGCCCGGTGTCCGGCGTCGACTGGTTCAAGCTGCTGCTCTGGTCGTTCGCCGCGGGCTTCGCCGAACGCCTCGTCCCCGATGCGCTCGATCGGATCATAGCCCGGCGGACGGGAGCGGCCGAGGGTTGAATTCCAGGTCGAGTACGCAACATGGATGGCGGGCGGCCCGAGGGACCGATCGAACGCGGAGCCACGCACCGTGCGGGCCGAAGCTCTCGCCCGATCGCGACTCCACCAGCGACGCGAGGTCGTCGAAACCACGGGCGTCCGCGATCGCCCCGGCGCGCCCGGCCGGAACCGCTCGTTCGGAGATGCCCCGGCCGCACGTCGCGCCCGCGCCCGGCGATCTCGCGGCTCGCCGGCCTGACCTGCGTCGGTTCGCTCGACGGCGGCCGTGACGAGTCGCCCGAGTCCGAGCCTCCGGCTCCACGCCGCAGACGTTCCGGGCCGCGATCCGCACCTCCGATGGAGAGTCCGGGGATCGCACACGAACCGGCGTCACGCAAAATCGAGATGATCTTGCGTTGCGACTTTTGCAACGCGTAGGGCACGGTGCTAATGCTGAAGATATCGACGCCACGACAGGATCAACACGAATAACTATGTAACATTATACATGAATCTTGAGTATTAAATGGCGATCGCCTGGAAGATCCTCTAACGGTGTCTGCGGCGTTGCGACGGGGGCCGACGCTCCTGCGGGCCGATCGCCCCGTCGTCAAGCGTCGGGCTTCCTGGAAGGGCCGGGATCGCGGGATTTTCGGGAATCCCAGAGGGCTCGACGACGGAGCCTCCTCGGGAGTCGAGGCCGATACGGAAGAGACGCTCTCCCCTGGCTTGAATTCAAGCTCCCTCCCGAGCGCCTGCCGCTCCGCGACGTCGCCCCGCGGCCGGCCACCGACGAACCCCCCAACCCACGACTCATGGAGCCGTCCATGGTGGTCGGGTCCTCCTGGCATCGCCGCGAACTCTGGTTCGTCATCACCCGATGCTCCTGCCTCTGCACGATCGACCCCTGGCACAGCTTCCCGCCGCGATGGAGTTCCGACTTCATGACGGCACCGGCCCCGGACGACCGGTGTCACTTCAACGGGCTGGGCTTCGCCCCCGATAGCCGCTGCCTGGCGACCGCCCTGGGCGAGACCGACGCGCCGGCCGGGCGGCGATCGAACAGGCGCCACGGCGGGACCGTCACGATCTAGCAGTCCAACGGGCGATCCGTGGCCTCTCTGCCGGTGAGGAACGGCCAGGCTTGCTGGAATCGCCCTTTTTGCCAGGTCTGGAGCAGGAACTGCTTCGCCGTCTACGACGCCGATCGCGATCTGGCCCGCGCTCGATCGAACACGGCCCGCGCGGCGCCTCTTCCCTGACGTCGACGCAGCCGGCGCCGGCGAGCGTTTAGGTCGGCGTACGCACCATCAATGCGGCCCTGGCGATGCAGTTCGCCGGGAATCAAGCCGCCCTCGTCCGCAGACGTTGATTCGAGGCCGAAGCCGGCGTGAATGCGAACGTCGTCGGGCGATGCACCGCTCGCCGATGTCGCGACGACGGTCGGCCTCCGCGTCGAACCTCAATTTTCGATCGCGACGGCACGGACCCGAGTGGGTTATAACTTCCGCACAGGTGCGCGACCCGGATCCGGGGGTCCCGCCGACTTCATCCGAAACGACCGGCGTTGGGGACAGGACATGTCAGGCGTCCCGCTCGTCGAACAAGCCGCGGCCATAGCATCCCAGTTCCTGTCACCTCGCGCCGACCAGGCGGACATGGCGACGGGACCTCCGGTCGAGCAGATCCGGCGCCTCGCCGAGGCCGGGCTGTTGGGCCTGACGACCCCGCCCCAATACGGCGGCGAGGGGGCCGCGCCGAGCGTCGTCCGAGACTGCCTCGCCGCCGTGGCCTCGGGATGCGGCGTGACCGCCTTCATCTACTACCAGCACATCGTGGGCTGCCGCCATCTCGCGAGTTGTTCCAATGCGCCGCTGAAAGATCGGCTCATGCCGGATCTCTCGGCGGGCCGACGATTCTGCTCGCTGGCCTTCTCCCATCTGCGACGACCGGGGCCGCCGCCGCTGCGGGTTCTGGCGGAGGGCGACGCCTGGATCTTCGATGGGACCGCCCCCTGGATGACCGGCTGGGGCTTCGCCGACGACGTCCTGCTGGCCGGCGTTTTGCCCGACGGCCGGTCGGCCTGGGCGCTGGTCCCGCTCTCGGAGCGGGGGGACCTGCAGGCATCCCCCCCGGCGCGCCTCTGCGCCATGAACGCCTCGGCCACGGTCTCCCTGGAGTGCCGGGCCCTACGCGTCGAGCCGGAGCGTCAGGTGAAGACGATGACGCCGGCGGAGCTGGCCGCGGACACCGACCGGGCGAACATCTTCTTCACGGCCCTGTCGCTCGGGGCGGCCCGCGCGGCCGTCGGGTCGATGCGGTCCGGTCGATGCGACGACTTGATCGCCGATGCGGCGGACGCCCTCGAACGAGAGGTGGAGTCGATGCGGGCGGCCGTCGACCGCTGGGACGACCCCGCGACTCCGGCGGACGAGCGGGGTGACGCGACCGCCCTGCGGGCCAGGTGCATCGACCTGGGCGTGCGCGCGTCGAACGCGGCCGTCGTCGTCGGCGGCGGGGCGGCGAACGGGCTCGGGCATCCGGCCCAGCGCCTCTTCCGTGAGGCGATGGTCTACTCGCTCATCGCCCAGACGCGGGACCTGCGGTCGGCGAACCTCGATCTCCTGCTTCGAAGCGACAAGAGGGTCTCGAAGTGAGACCGCGGCCCTTCTGGAGGGGTCCCGACAGAACTCGCAACGCAAGGACGCCTTTCGCCCTGCGCAGGAAGGGCCGCAGTACGGAAGAGCGAGGAACGATCGGGATTCGGTTCCCGGGAAACTGGACGATCAGCTCGGGTCGCTTCTCGATCCCGCTCCAGAGCGACCTGGATCGCCGCCCTCTACGCAAGAATCCTCTCCGTGTCCAAGAGTCGAAACCCACTCCCACGGAGCCGATCGATGAGCTCTGGCGCCGTCGCGGCGGTCGCAAGGCGGAAGTAAGGTAGGATTGTCGAGCATCTCCGCGAAGCCGGGGCGATCGACGCCTCCCCGGCCACTCCGATCCGCGTCCAGAATCGGCCGGGCGGCCGGGTGCTCCGCCACCTGCTCGCCGGAAAATATCCACGAAGCCGAGGGCGGGTGTTACCTCGACGAGGCCGCCTACGGCTCGCGGCGCTCCTGGACCGCCGGGCCGATCGCGGCACCTTCGGCGTCTGGTGGGCGAGCGTGAGAAGCACGGGGTGGGCGGATGCTCCCGGCTTCCCGGCGATGAAAAGAAGGGCCTACGCCGTCGGCAGGTCCTGCGGCCGGGGACGCCCGCCGCATCCTCTCTCACGGGCCGTCCCCACGCTTCCGCCGGCTTACCCCTCTGTTATCATCCAGTGAAGGCCGCACGGGCCGTCCTCCGGGTCGACGACAGGGAGCCGACGATGAATCGAACGATCTGCCTGACGACCATCGCCATCGCGTGGGCCGCAGCGGCGGGCGCCCAGACGCCCTCCGAGATTCCGCTCTACCAGGGCGCCGCACCCGGCTCGGAGAAGTGGGACTGGGAGGAGAAGTCGGCCGCCACGCCCAACGGCCTGCCGATCGTCACCGACGTCGTCAAGCCCGTCCTGCTCCATTACCCGGCCGAGAAGGGCCAGGCCGTCGGCGCGGCCATGATCGTCGC
The DNA window shown above is from Paludisphaera mucosa and carries:
- a CDS encoding DUF4915 domain-containing protein, yielding MVVGSSWHRRELWFVITRCSCLCTIDPWHSFPPRWSSDFMTAPAPDDRCHFNGLGFAPDSRCLATALGETDAPAGRRSNRRHGGTVTI
- a CDS encoding acyl-CoA dehydrogenase family protein, whose amino-acid sequence is MSGVPLVEQAAAIASQFLSPRADQADMATGPPVEQIRRLAEAGLLGLTTPPQYGGEGAAPSVVRDCLAAVASGCGVTAFIYYQHIVGCRHLASCSNAPLKDRLMPDLSAGRRFCSLAFSHLRRPGPPPLRVLAEGDAWIFDGTAPWMTGWGFADDVLLAGVLPDGRSAWALVPLSERGDLQASPPARLCAMNASATVSLECRALRVEPERQVKTMTPAELAADTDRANIFFTALSLGAARAAVGSMRSGRCDDLIADAADALEREVESMRAAVDRWDDPATPADERGDATALRARCIDLGVRASNAAVVVGGGAANGLGHPAQRLFREAMVYSLIAQTRDLRSANLDLLLRSDKRVSK